In a single window of the Megalobrama amblycephala isolate DHTTF-2021 linkage group LG3, ASM1881202v1, whole genome shotgun sequence genome:
- the LOC125265491 gene encoding E3 ubiquitin-protein ligase CCNB1IP1 isoform X2 codes for MNNNNNTVANSRTAMSASKYTLQCNSHKCRAKLSGFAWVTACSHVFCDHHGSEAFSRAPSSCPVCSTMLSGKLDVLRTELAPSEQYKAMVLVGLQPETVLEISHNALVFWTYQVNQERLLMEYNLSRAGGQVLQMEKFMTQQNQSRELELNALRGEIASMKKVLEEYKLKYNEVLERLNERNRQYQKLQRLLDSLRMHTLGMEEKVPTPPTFPTGLVKQRSPHSSPSFLGPEVDRFFSLGPDNTKTFFQFSTPTQDRTHSFIKKN; via the exons atgaacaacaacaacaacacagtTGCAAATTCTCG AACCGCCATGTCGGCATCTAAATACACCTTGCAGTGTAATTCGCATAAATGCCGGGCAAAGCTGAGTGGCTTCGCGTGGGTCACGGCCTGCTCTCACGTCTTCTGTGATCACCACGGCTCGGAAGCGTTCAGCCGCGCACCTTCCAGCTGCCCCGTGTGCTCCACCATGCTTTCAGGCAAACTGGACGTGCTGCGAACAGAGTTGGCACCATCAGAGCAATACAAGGCTATGGTTTTGGTCGGACTACAGCCTGAAACGGTTTTGGAAATCAGTCATAACGCACTTGTCTTTTGGACATACCAG GTAAACCAGGAAAGGTTGCTGATGGAGTATAATTTGTCCAGAGCTGGGGGACAAGTGCTTCAGATGGAGAAGTTTATGACCCAGCAGAACCAGAGCAGAGAGCTGGAGTTAAATGCATTAAGAGGGGAGATCGCATCAATGAAAAAG GTGCTGGAGGAATACAAGCTGAAGTACAATGAGGTTTTGGAGCGACTGAATGAACGCAACAGGCAGTATCAGAAGCTGCAGAGACTTCTCGACTCACTTCGTATGCACACTCTGGGAATGGAAGAGAAAGTTCCCACACCCCCTACTTTCCCTACAG GGTTGGTCAAACAGCGCTCTCCCCATAGCAGTCCTTCATTCCTGGGACCGGAAGTTGACAGGTTTTTCTCATTGGGACCAGACAATACTAAAACTTTCTTCCAGTTCAGCACACCCACCCAAGACAGAACCCACTCTTTCATCAAGAAAAACTGA
- the LOC125265491 gene encoding E3 ubiquitin-protein ligase CCNB1IP1 isoform X1, with protein MIHEQTVRVKGINQQVVRTAMSASKYTLQCNSHKCRAKLSGFAWVTACSHVFCDHHGSEAFSRAPSSCPVCSTMLSGKLDVLRTELAPSEQYKAMVLVGLQPETVLEISHNALVFWTYQVNQERLLMEYNLSRAGGQVLQMEKFMTQQNQSRELELNALRGEIASMKKVLEEYKLKYNEVLERLNERNRQYQKLQRLLDSLRMHTLGMEEKVPTPPTFPTGLVKQRSPHSSPSFLGPEVDRFFSLGPDNTKTFFQFSTPTQDRTHSFIKKN; from the exons ATGATTCACGAGCAGACGGTGAGAGTTAAGGGCATCAACCAACAAGTTGTAAG AACCGCCATGTCGGCATCTAAATACACCTTGCAGTGTAATTCGCATAAATGCCGGGCAAAGCTGAGTGGCTTCGCGTGGGTCACGGCCTGCTCTCACGTCTTCTGTGATCACCACGGCTCGGAAGCGTTCAGCCGCGCACCTTCCAGCTGCCCCGTGTGCTCCACCATGCTTTCAGGCAAACTGGACGTGCTGCGAACAGAGTTGGCACCATCAGAGCAATACAAGGCTATGGTTTTGGTCGGACTACAGCCTGAAACGGTTTTGGAAATCAGTCATAACGCACTTGTCTTTTGGACATACCAG GTAAACCAGGAAAGGTTGCTGATGGAGTATAATTTGTCCAGAGCTGGGGGACAAGTGCTTCAGATGGAGAAGTTTATGACCCAGCAGAACCAGAGCAGAGAGCTGGAGTTAAATGCATTAAGAGGGGAGATCGCATCAATGAAAAAG GTGCTGGAGGAATACAAGCTGAAGTACAATGAGGTTTTGGAGCGACTGAATGAACGCAACAGGCAGTATCAGAAGCTGCAGAGACTTCTCGACTCACTTCGTATGCACACTCTGGGAATGGAAGAGAAAGTTCCCACACCCCCTACTTTCCCTACAG GGTTGGTCAAACAGCGCTCTCCCCATAGCAGTCCTTCATTCCTGGGACCGGAAGTTGACAGGTTTTTCTCATTGGGACCAGACAATACTAAAACTTTCTTCCAGTTCAGCACACCCACCCAAGACAGAACCCACTCTTTCATCAAGAAAAACTGA
- the LOC125265491 gene encoding E3 ubiquitin-protein ligase CCNB1IP1 isoform X3, with the protein MSASKYTLQCNSHKCRAKLSGFAWVTACSHVFCDHHGSEAFSRAPSSCPVCSTMLSGKLDVLRTELAPSEQYKAMVLVGLQPETVLEISHNALVFWTYQVNQERLLMEYNLSRAGGQVLQMEKFMTQQNQSRELELNALRGEIASMKKVLEEYKLKYNEVLERLNERNRQYQKLQRLLDSLRMHTLGMEEKVPTPPTFPTGLVKQRSPHSSPSFLGPEVDRFFSLGPDNTKTFFQFSTPTQDRTHSFIKKN; encoded by the exons ATGTCGGCATCTAAATACACCTTGCAGTGTAATTCGCATAAATGCCGGGCAAAGCTGAGTGGCTTCGCGTGGGTCACGGCCTGCTCTCACGTCTTCTGTGATCACCACGGCTCGGAAGCGTTCAGCCGCGCACCTTCCAGCTGCCCCGTGTGCTCCACCATGCTTTCAGGCAAACTGGACGTGCTGCGAACAGAGTTGGCACCATCAGAGCAATACAAGGCTATGGTTTTGGTCGGACTACAGCCTGAAACGGTTTTGGAAATCAGTCATAACGCACTTGTCTTTTGGACATACCAG GTAAACCAGGAAAGGTTGCTGATGGAGTATAATTTGTCCAGAGCTGGGGGACAAGTGCTTCAGATGGAGAAGTTTATGACCCAGCAGAACCAGAGCAGAGAGCTGGAGTTAAATGCATTAAGAGGGGAGATCGCATCAATGAAAAAG GTGCTGGAGGAATACAAGCTGAAGTACAATGAGGTTTTGGAGCGACTGAATGAACGCAACAGGCAGTATCAGAAGCTGCAGAGACTTCTCGACTCACTTCGTATGCACACTCTGGGAATGGAAGAGAAAGTTCCCACACCCCCTACTTTCCCTACAG GGTTGGTCAAACAGCGCTCTCCCCATAGCAGTCCTTCATTCCTGGGACCGGAAGTTGACAGGTTTTTCTCATTGGGACCAGACAATACTAAAACTTTCTTCCAGTTCAGCACACCCACCCAAGACAGAACCCACTCTTTCATCAAGAAAAACTGA